In Bradyrhizobium sp. CCBAU 051011, the following are encoded in one genomic region:
- a CDS encoding ATP-dependent DNA ligase → MNRFAELLDRLAYEPGRNNKLRLITAYFRDTSDPDRGYALAALTGALSFKHAKPGLIRDLIMDRADPVLFGLSYDYVGDLSETVALMWPKGELAGHNNPPPPTLSEVVTTLRTLGKTDLPKQLARWLDELDETGRWALLKLVTGAMRIGISARLAKTAAAALGDKDPHEIELIWPGLAPPYLELFAWLEGRGDKPVNRDPAPFRPVMLAHAIEDTDFASLDPADFIAEWKWDGIRVQAVAGRDERGQMQARLYSRTGEDITKSFPDLVPSLHLPGAIDGELLVLREGRVQTFNVLQQRLNRKVVSPKLIKDFPIHLRAYDLLGDDENDLRELPFAERRAHLETFVKKLDDPRIDLSPTVAFDSWEALMAARADPASAGAGEDAEAVEGVMLKRRDAPYLPGRPKGQWWKWKRDPHIIDAVLMYAQRGHGKRSSYYSDYTFGVWTKGEDGEQLVPVGKAYFGFTDEELLQIDRFVRRNTTEKFGPVRHVVHEPEQGLVLEVAFEGLARSPRHKSGVAMRFPRISRLRWDKPPREADRLETLERMLKQEMTTN, encoded by the coding sequence ATGAACCGCTTTGCGGAATTGCTTGACCGACTCGCCTATGAGCCGGGCCGCAACAACAAGCTGCGGCTGATCACGGCTTATTTCCGCGACACGTCCGACCCCGACCGCGGCTACGCGCTGGCGGCGCTGACCGGCGCGCTGTCGTTCAAGCACGCCAAGCCGGGACTGATCCGAGACCTGATTATGGATCGCGCCGATCCGGTGCTGTTCGGGTTGTCGTATGATTATGTCGGCGATTTATCCGAGACGGTTGCGCTGATGTGGCCGAAGGGGGAATTGGCCGGCCACAACAACCCGCCGCCCCCCACCCTCTCCGAAGTCGTCACCACCCTTCGTACCCTCGGCAAGACCGATCTCCCAAAACAACTCGCGCGCTGGCTCGATGAACTCGACGAGACCGGCCGATGGGCGCTGTTGAAACTCGTCACCGGCGCGATGCGGATCGGGATTTCGGCGCGGCTGGCCAAGACCGCTGCGGCCGCACTTGGGGATAAGGATCCGCACGAGATTGAGCTGATCTGGCCGGGGCTCGCGCCGCCCTATCTGGAGTTGTTCGCCTGGCTGGAAGGCCGCGGCGACAAGCCGGTCAACCGCGATCCGGCGCCGTTCCGTCCCGTGATGCTGGCGCATGCGATCGAGGATACGGATTTTGCCAGTTTGGATCCTGCCGATTTCATCGCGGAATGGAAATGGGACGGCATCCGCGTGCAGGCGGTCGCCGGCCGCGATGAGCGCGGGCAGATGCAGGCGCGGCTCTATTCACGCACCGGCGAGGACATCACAAAGAGCTTTCCCGATCTGGTGCCGTCGCTGCATCTGCCCGGCGCCATCGATGGCGAGCTGTTGGTGCTCCGCGAAGGCCGCGTGCAGACGTTCAACGTGCTGCAGCAGCGGCTGAACCGAAAGGTCGTCTCGCCAAAACTGATCAAGGATTTTCCGATCCACCTGCGTGCTTATGATTTGCTCGGCGACGACGAGAACGACCTGCGCGAGCTGCCGTTTGCCGAGCGGCGCGCGCATCTGGAGACCTTTGTCAAAAAGCTCGACGACCCGCGCATCGATTTATCGCCGACAGTTGCCTTCGACAGTTGGGAGGCGCTGATGGCCGCGCGCGCCGATCCCGCAAGCGCCGGCGCGGGCGAGGATGCCGAGGCGGTGGAGGGCGTGATGCTGAAGCGGCGCGACGCGCCCTATCTGCCGGGGCGCCCCAAGGGCCAGTGGTGGAAGTGGAAGCGAGATCCGCACATCATCGACGCCGTCTTGATGTATGCCCAGCGCGGACACGGCAAGCGCTCGTCCTATTATTCGGATTACACGTTCGGCGTCTGGACCAAGGGCGAGGATGGCGAGCAACTGGTTCCGGTCGGCAAAGCCTATTTCGGCTTCACCGACGAGGAGCTGCTACAGATCGACCGCTTCGTTCGCCGCAACACCACCGAAAAATTCGGACCCGTCCGCCATGTCGTGCATGAGCCGGAGCAGGGGCTGGTGCTCGAAGTCGCCTTCGAGGGGCTGGCCCGCTCGCCACGGCACAAATCCGGCGTCGCGATGCGGTTTCCCCGCATCAGCCGCCTGCGCTGGGACAAGCCGCCGCGCGAGGCCGACCGGCTCGAGACGCTGGAACGGATGCTGAAGCAGGAAATGACGACAAATTAA
- a CDS encoding LysR family transcriptional regulator: MLDLELLRSFVSVVDAGGFTRASERVHRTQSTVSQQIKRLEDDVGQPLLNRNGKDVTPTEAGERLLSYARRLLSLAEEARDVVARPESEGAVRLGIPEDFAAYRLAKLLATFARSRPGLRLDVRADQSTYLKRDIERGDLDLALLKRDAGGNGAIAVWPEKVHWVTSKTHPVDINSGSVPLIGFPSGCLYRSRAIHALESTGRSWHMAYTSSGLAGIQAAVAAGLGLSILSDIAIQPGHRVLSAKDGFAPIDKTEIALMASPDASPATLRLADRLAEFCDSVEVKAA, encoded by the coding sequence ATGCTCGATCTGGAGCTCCTGCGCAGCTTCGTTTCCGTCGTCGATGCCGGCGGCTTCACCCGCGCCAGCGAGCGCGTCCATCGCACGCAATCGACCGTGAGTCAGCAGATCAAGCGGCTGGAAGACGATGTTGGCCAGCCGCTGCTCAACCGCAACGGCAAGGACGTGACGCCGACGGAGGCCGGCGAGCGGCTGTTGTCCTATGCGCGACGGCTGTTGTCGCTCGCGGAAGAAGCCCGCGACGTGGTGGCGCGTCCCGAAAGCGAGGGCGCGGTACGGCTCGGCATTCCCGAGGACTTTGCGGCCTATCGGCTCGCGAAACTATTGGCGACCTTTGCGCGCTCGCGCCCCGGTCTGCGGCTCGATGTGCGCGCCGACCAGAGCACATATCTCAAGCGCGACATCGAGCGCGGCGATCTCGATCTGGCGCTGCTCAAGCGCGACGCCGGCGGGAACGGCGCGATCGCGGTGTGGCCCGAGAAGGTGCATTGGGTCACCAGCAAAACGCACCCCGTCGACATCAACTCCGGCTCGGTGCCGTTGATCGGTTTTCCCTCCGGTTGCCTCTATCGATCCCGCGCCATTCATGCGCTGGAAAGCACAGGCCGCTCCTGGCACATGGCCTATACGAGTTCAGGTCTCGCCGGCATCCAGGCCGCGGTCGCCGCGGGATTGGGCCTCAGCATCCTCTCCGACATCGCGATTCAGCCCGGCCACCGCGTGCTCTCGGCGAAGGACGGCTTTGCCCCGATCGACAAGACGGAAATCGCATTGATGGCCTCGCCCGATGCGAGCCCCGCGACGCTGCGGCTGGCAGACCGGCTGGCCGAGTTCTGCGACAGTGTGGAAGTAAAGGCGGCGTAG
- the pdeM gene encoding ligase-associated DNA damage response endonuclease PdeM, translating into MRASKVMVADVRFVADLSGALFWQEQRLLVVSDLHLEKGSSFAKRGVLLPPYDTVATLSRLAAVIARHDPRMVIALGDSFHDRDAHQRLSELDRDALSAMQARRDWIWISGNHDPALPPDLGGTVANEVAIGPIAFRHEPTGAAGEIAGHLHPKARVATRGRSMERRCFASDGERAVMPAFGAYTGGLSIRDPAFAKIFATPGFMAHVLGDNRLHSIVASRCY; encoded by the coding sequence ATGCGCGCCTCGAAGGTCATGGTTGCCGACGTCAGGTTCGTTGCCGACCTGTCCGGCGCGCTGTTCTGGCAGGAGCAACGTCTGCTCGTCGTGTCCGACCTGCATCTGGAAAAAGGCTCCAGCTTCGCCAAGCGTGGCGTGCTGCTGCCACCCTACGACACGGTGGCGACGCTGAGCCGGCTCGCTGCCGTGATCGCGCGGCACGATCCGCGGATGGTGATCGCGCTCGGTGACAGTTTTCACGATCGCGACGCGCATCAACGGCTGTCGGAGCTCGACCGCGACGCGCTCTCGGCAATGCAGGCGAGGCGCGACTGGATCTGGATCTCGGGCAATCACGATCCGGCGCTGCCACCCGATCTCGGCGGCACGGTGGCGAACGAAGTCGCGATCGGCCCGATTGCATTCCGCCATGAGCCGACGGGTGCCGCTGGCGAAATCGCTGGCCATCTGCATCCGAAGGCCCGCGTCGCCACCCGCGGCCGCTCGATGGAGCGGCGATGTTTTGCGAGCGACGGCGAGCGCGCGGTGATGCCGGCGTTCGGTGCCTATACCGGCGGCCTGAGCATCCGTGATCCGGCGTTCGCGAAGATTTTCGCAACGCCAGGCTTCATGGCACATGTGCTCGGCGACAACCGGCTGCACTCGATCGTCGCGTCACGGTGCTATTGA
- a CDS encoding ABC transporter substrate-binding protein, translating into MKNKQTRREFGATVLASALASAMPAPFVWAAEKKYDPGASDTEIKIGQTVPHSGPGSLYGVLGRVGEVYFQMLNETGGINGRKVKFLSMDDAYSAPKCVEATRRLVEQEEVLALYGSLGTAPQTAVHKYLNSKGVPQLLLNTGASKWNDPKNFKWTMAGLPLYPTEARILAKHVVGVKPNAKIGILYQNDDFGRDFLAPFKKVLADAGGTAKVIMEQTYDLTEPTIDSQIINLSKSGADVFYNISTGKASSQSIRKLAELGWKPLHLLSAGSTGRSILSAAGFENCTGIVAIRYAKEVGVPRFEKDPDVMAFEELRKKYLPNVDPDNTIAFAGYGQVVAMAEILRRCGDELTRANVLKQATTLAGFHSPYMLDGITYSYTPDDYTPMKTLYISIFNGKDWDISDKPVTE; encoded by the coding sequence ATGAAGAACAAACAAACCCGGCGCGAATTCGGCGCCACCGTGCTTGCCTCCGCCCTCGCTTCCGCCATGCCGGCGCCCTTCGTTTGGGCGGCCGAGAAAAAGTATGATCCGGGCGCCAGCGATACCGAAATCAAGATCGGGCAGACCGTGCCGCATTCCGGTCCCGGCTCGCTCTATGGCGTGCTAGGGCGGGTCGGCGAGGTTTATTTCCAGATGCTGAACGAGACGGGCGGCATTAACGGACGCAAGGTCAAATTCCTCTCCATGGACGACGCCTACAGCGCGCCGAAATGCGTTGAGGCGACGCGGCGGCTGGTCGAGCAGGAGGAAGTGCTGGCGCTGTACGGCTCGCTCGGCACCGCGCCGCAGACCGCCGTGCACAAATATCTCAATTCGAAGGGTGTGCCGCAGCTATTGCTCAACACCGGCGCGTCGAAATGGAACGATCCGAAGAATTTCAAATGGACCATGGCGGGCCTGCCGCTCTATCCGACCGAAGCGCGCATTCTCGCCAAGCATGTCGTGGGCGTGAAGCCGAACGCCAAGATCGGCATCCTCTACCAGAACGACGATTTCGGTCGTGATTTCCTCGCGCCCTTCAAGAAGGTGCTGGCGGATGCCGGCGGCACCGCCAAGGTGATCATGGAGCAGACTTACGATCTGACCGAGCCGACGATCGATTCGCAGATCATCAATCTCTCGAAATCCGGCGCTGACGTTTTCTACAATATCTCGACCGGCAAGGCGTCATCACAGTCGATCCGAAAATTGGCCGAACTCGGCTGGAAGCCGCTGCATCTGCTGTCAGCGGGATCGACGGGCCGCTCGATTCTCAGCGCCGCCGGTTTCGAGAACTGCACGGGCATCGTCGCGATCCGCTACGCCAAGGAGGTCGGCGTGCCGCGCTTCGAGAAGGATCCCGACGTGATGGCGTTCGAGGAGCTGCGCAAAAAGTATTTGCCCAATGTCGACCCCGATAACACCATCGCCTTTGCCGGTTACGGCCAGGTGGTGGCGATGGCGGAGATCCTGCGCCGCTGCGGCGACGAGCTCACCCGCGCCAACGTTCTGAAGCAGGCCACGACGCTGGCGGGCTTCCATTCGCCCTACATGCTGGACGGCATCACCTACAGCTACACGCCCGACGACTACACGCCGATGAAGACGCTCTACATCTCGATCTTCAACGGCAAGGACTGGGATATCTCCGACAAGCCGGTGACGGAGTAG
- a CDS encoding class I SAM-dependent methyltransferase: protein MPARLFLSSGDLMADRRFEFARDLQLKGDLPAAADLLLQAIELAPDFTSAWFTLGGIREELGEHEAAVSAFQKARASDPGDRHGAGLRLMRLGAAPLAGMSQAYVQTLFDQYAPRFESSLVGDLGYRGPALLFKAVLSVRSAARKPAFFKRAIDLGCGTGLAASAFARNADHFIGVDLSPRMIERARATSLYAELEVADMLHGLRARLDASADLILAADAMVYVADLAPVLMEAARVLAPGGLLAFTAETHDGEGVIIGQGLRYAHAAAYVRDAVESADLKLSLLEDRSARNEDNTPVPGLVVVAAKT, encoded by the coding sequence ATGCCCGCCCGCCTTTTTCTCTCTTCCGGCGATCTGATGGCCGACCGCCGGTTCGAATTCGCGCGCGATCTGCAATTGAAGGGCGATCTGCCGGCCGCGGCCGATCTGCTATTGCAGGCGATCGAGCTGGCGCCGGATTTCACGTCTGCCTGGTTCACGCTCGGCGGCATCCGCGAAGAACTCGGCGAGCATGAGGCGGCCGTCTCGGCGTTTCAAAAGGCGCGGGCCAGCGATCCCGGCGATCGTCACGGCGCCGGGCTTCGATTGATGCGGCTTGGCGCCGCGCCATTGGCCGGGATGTCGCAGGCCTATGTGCAAACCCTGTTCGACCAATATGCGCCGCGCTTCGAATCCTCGCTGGTCGGCGACCTCGGCTATCGCGGTCCGGCGCTGCTGTTCAAGGCGGTGCTGTCGGTGCGATCGGCCGCGCGCAAGCCGGCGTTCTTCAAGCGCGCGATTGACCTCGGCTGCGGCACCGGGCTTGCGGCGTCGGCTTTCGCCAGGAACGCCGATCATTTCATCGGTGTCGATCTGTCGCCACGCATGATCGAACGGGCGCGCGCCACCAGCCTCTACGCCGAGCTTGAGGTCGCCGACATGCTGCACGGTCTGCGCGCACGGCTGGATGCCAGCGCCGATCTCATTCTTGCCGCTGATGCCATGGTGTACGTCGCCGATCTCGCGCCGGTGCTGATGGAAGCCGCGCGCGTGCTTGCGCCGGGTGGCCTGCTCGCCTTCACCGCCGAGACCCATGACGGCGAAGGCGTCATTATCGGCCAGGGACTGCGTTACGCCCATGCCGCCGCGTACGTGCGCGACGCGGTCGAGAGCGCCGACCTCAAATTGTCCCTGCTCGAAGATCGCTCCGCCCGTAACGAGGACAATACGCCGGTTCCGGGTCTCGTCGTCGTCGCCGCCAAGACTTGA
- a CDS encoding ligase-associated DNA damage response DEXH box helicase, with the protein MPSSAPLPFTPLETAALLPERFRRWFVSRGWSPREHQLALLARAREDRSALLIAPTGAGKTLAGFLPTLVELSSPSDPKAGGDKRNLISTGRTVKRTGGLHTLYISPLKALAVDIARNLETPIAEMGLPIKVETRTGDTPVSRRQRQRRYPPDILLTTPEQLALLLSSDDAPFLFSSLKRIVLDELHALVTSKRGDLLSLGLARLWRLAPEMRAIGLSATVAEPESLARFLMPQRDGKEVSADIVVAGGAAAPIVEMLDTQERLPWAGHTARHALGEMYDLIKRNKTTLIFVNTRSQAEMLFQEFWRMNDDGLAIALHHGSLDVAQRRKVEDAMAAGKLRGVVCTSSLDLGIDWGDIDLVINVGAPKGASRLMQRIGRANHRLDEPSRAVLIPANRFEVLECRVAIDAIAENAQDTPPLRTGALDVLAQHVLGCACGEPFFSDELYAEVLTSAPYASLTRSDFDDVVDFVATGGYALKTYERFARIKQDKQGRWRVANPKVRQSYRLNVGTIVEDTMLKVRLVRSRGSGSGSTGALGRGGRMLGEIEEAFIEGLVIGDTFVFGGEVVRYEALAEDVVYVSRANDKDAKVPSYMGGKFPLSTYLAERVRKLLDDRRQWNALPEQVRDWLSLQKDFSRVPGVRELLIETFPRANKHYLVCYPFEGRLAHQTLGMLLTRRMERARVRPLGFVANEYALAVWGLGDISFMIRHGKLDLNALFDPDMLGDDLEAWLAESALMKRTFRTCAIISGLIARRFTGEEKSRRQVLFSTDLIYDVLRKHQADHVLLRAARADAATGLLDLKRLGDMLSRIQGRITHRELEHVSPLAVPVMLEIGRESVYGEAGDELLAEAADELVKEAMR; encoded by the coding sequence GTGCCGTCATCCGCCCCCTTGCCCTTCACGCCGCTTGAAACGGCTGCGTTGCTGCCCGAGCGCTTCCGCCGCTGGTTCGTGTCGCGCGGCTGGTCGCCGCGCGAGCATCAGCTCGCGCTATTGGCCAGGGCTCGTGAGGATCGATCGGCGCTCTTGATCGCGCCGACCGGCGCCGGCAAGACGCTGGCCGGATTTCTGCCGACGCTGGTGGAGCTTTCTTCTCCCTCCGATCCGAAAGCGGGAGGTGACAAGAGGAACCTCATTTCCACCGGCCGCACCGTAAAACGCACCGGCGGCCTCCATACCCTCTACATCTCGCCGCTGAAGGCGCTTGCCGTCGACATCGCGCGCAATCTGGAGACGCCGATCGCCGAGATGGGGCTGCCGATCAAGGTCGAGACCCGCACCGGCGACACGCCGGTGTCGCGGCGGCAGCGGCAGCGGCGCTATCCGCCGGACATCCTGCTCACCACTCCGGAACAACTGGCGCTGTTGCTATCATCGGACGACGCGCCGTTTTTGTTCTCCTCGCTCAAACGCATCGTGCTCGACGAGTTGCACGCGCTCGTCACCTCCAAGCGCGGCGATCTGCTGTCGCTCGGTCTCGCGCGGCTATGGCGGCTGGCGCCCGAGATGCGCGCGATCGGGCTTTCCGCGACGGTGGCCGAGCCGGAATCGCTGGCGCGGTTTCTGATGCCGCAGCGCGACGGCAAGGAGGTGTCCGCCGATATCGTCGTGGCTGGTGGCGCGGCGGCGCCCATTGTCGAAATGCTCGACACCCAGGAGCGATTGCCGTGGGCCGGCCATACCGCGCGCCACGCACTCGGCGAAATGTACGATCTGATCAAGCGCAACAAGACGACGCTGATCTTCGTCAACACCCGCAGCCAGGCCGAGATGCTGTTCCAGGAGTTCTGGCGCATGAACGATGATGGCCTCGCCATTGCCCTCCATCACGGCTCGCTCGACGTCGCCCAGCGCCGCAAGGTCGAGGATGCGATGGCCGCCGGAAAACTGCGCGGCGTGGTCTGTACCTCCTCGCTCGACCTCGGCATCGACTGGGGCGACATCGATCTCGTCATCAATGTCGGCGCGCCCAAGGGCGCCTCGCGGCTGATGCAGCGGATCGGCCGCGCCAACCATCGGCTCGACGAACCCTCGCGCGCGGTCCTGATCCCGGCCAACCGTTTCGAAGTTCTGGAGTGCCGCGTCGCGATCGATGCGATCGCCGAAAACGCCCAGGATACCCCGCCACTGCGCACCGGTGCGCTCGATGTGCTGGCGCAGCACGTGCTCGGCTGCGCCTGCGGCGAGCCGTTTTTTTCAGATGAGCTCTACGCGGAAGTACTGACCTCAGCACCCTATGCGTCGCTGACGCGCAGCGATTTCGACGACGTGGTCGATTTCGTCGCTACCGGCGGCTACGCGCTGAAAACCTACGAACGCTTTGCGCGCATCAAGCAGGATAAGCAGGGGCGCTGGCGCGTCGCCAACCCAAAGGTGCGGCAGAGCTATCGCCTCAATGTCGGCACCATCGTCGAGGACACCATGCTGAAAGTCCGCCTGGTGCGCTCGCGCGGCAGCGGTTCCGGCTCGACTGGCGCGCTCGGCCGCGGCGGGCGGATGCTGGGGGAGATCGAGGAAGCCTTCATTGAAGGCCTCGTGATCGGCGACACCTTTGTATTCGGCGGTGAAGTCGTGCGCTACGAGGCGCTCGCGGAGGACGTGGTCTACGTCTCCCGCGCCAATGACAAGGACGCCAAGGTGCCGTCCTACATGGGCGGCAAATTTCCGCTCTCGACCTATCTCGCCGAACGCGTTCGCAAACTGCTCGACGATCGACGACAGTGGAACGCGTTGCCGGAGCAGGTGCGCGATTGGCTGTCGCTGCAAAAGGATTTTTCTCGCGTGCCGGGGGTGCGCGAGCTGCTGATTGAAACCTTTCCGCGCGCCAACAAGCATTATCTCGTCTGCTATCCCTTCGAGGGACGGCTGGCGCACCAGACGCTCGGCATGCTGCTGACGCGACGGATGGAGCGCGCAAGGGTCCGGCCGCTCGGCTTTGTCGCCAATGAGTATGCACTGGCCGTGTGGGGCCTCGGCGATATCTCGTTCATGATCCGCCACGGCAAGCTCGATCTCAACGCGCTGTTCGATCCGGACATGCTGGGCGACGACCTCGAGGCGTGGCTCGCCGAATCCGCGCTGATGAAGCGCACCTTCCGCACCTGCGCGATCATCTCGGGCCTGATCGCGAGACGTTTCACCGGCGAGGAGAAATCCCGCCGCCAGGTGCTGTTCTCGACCGACCTGATCTACGACGTCTTGCGCAAGCATCAGGCCGACCATGTGCTGCTGCGTGCCGCGCGCGCTGACGCGGCTACTGGCCTGCTCGATCTGAAGCGATTGGGTGATATGCTCTCGCGCATCCAGGGGCGAATCACCCATCGGGAACTCGAACATGTTTCACCGCTGGCGGTGCCTGTGATGCTGGAAATCGGTCGCGAGTCAGTTTATGGCGAAGCGGGCGACGAGTTGCTGGCGGAAGCCGCCGATGAACTCGTCAAAGAGGCGATGCGATAG
- a CDS encoding ligase-associated DNA damage response exonuclease: MRPHEILLPVAAGLCCKPGGFHIDPVRPVERAVITHGHSDHARPGHGAVLATQETLDMMRLRYGDNFARSTQAIRYGEEIRLGDVKVKFHPAGHVLGSAQIAVSCKDTCIVASGDYKDATDPTCAPFEVVPCDVFITEATFGLPVFRHGDAADEVKKLLASVALFPERAHLVGAYSLGKAQRVIALLREQGYDPPIYLHGAMEAITHYYESRGIALGELRPVKGMKKADLARTITLAPPQATSDIWTRRFPDPVTAFASGWMRVRARARQRGVELPLVISDHADWDGLTATIAATGAGEVWVTHGQEDALVHWCKSRGLAARPLDLVGYGDEEEHEVVAADEAEA, translated from the coding sequence ATGCGCCCGCACGAGATCCTGTTGCCAGTTGCTGCCGGCCTGTGCTGCAAGCCGGGCGGCTTCCACATAGACCCGGTTCGCCCGGTCGAGCGCGCCGTGATTACCCATGGCCATTCCGACCATGCTCGGCCCGGCCATGGCGCTGTTCTCGCCACGCAGGAAACGCTCGACATGATGCGGCTGCGCTACGGCGACAATTTTGCGCGTTCGACGCAGGCTATCCGCTACGGCGAGGAGATCCGGCTCGGCGACGTCAAAGTCAAATTTCATCCCGCGGGCCATGTGCTGGGCTCGGCGCAGATTGCCGTCTCCTGCAAGGACACCTGCATCGTCGCCTCCGGGGACTACAAGGATGCCACCGACCCGACATGCGCGCCGTTCGAGGTGGTGCCCTGCGACGTCTTCATCACCGAGGCGACGTTCGGCCTGCCGGTGTTCCGCCACGGCGATGCGGCGGACGAGGTGAAGAAACTGCTGGCGTCGGTCGCACTGTTTCCGGAGCGCGCGCATCTGGTCGGCGCCTATTCGCTCGGCAAGGCGCAACGCGTGATCGCGCTGCTCCGCGAGCAAGGCTATGACCCGCCGATCTATCTGCATGGCGCGATGGAAGCGATCACGCACTACTACGAAAGCCGCGGCATTGCGCTCGGCGAGCTCCGCCCTGTGAAGGGCATGAAGAAAGCCGATCTTGCCCGCACCATCACACTGGCGCCACCACAGGCCACCTCCGACATCTGGACCAGACGCTTTCCAGATCCGGTCACGGCATTTGCCTCGGGCTGGATGCGGGTGCGGGCGCGCGCCCGCCAACGCGGAGTCGAACTGCCGCTGGTGATTTCAGACCATGCCGACTGGGACGGGCTGACCGCAACCATCGCGGCCACCGGCGCCGGCGAGGTCTGGGTCACGCATGGTCAGGAAGACGCACTGGTGCATTGGTGCAAGTCGCGCGGGCTCGCCGCGCGGCCGCTCGACCTGGTCGGTTATGGCGATGAGGAGGAGCACGAGGTGGTCGCGGCTGACGAGGCCGAGGCATGA
- a CDS encoding MBL fold metallo-hydrolase, producing MQLRFVGCGDALGSGGRFNTCFHVTGSSVNFLIDCGASSLPALKRLGISRDAIDLILITHFHGDHFGGLPFLLLDAQFTRRTRPLVIAGPQGIETKLPNLMEALFEHSSKTKQRFDLSVVALEPEQSRAFGEVKVTPYPVVHGESGGPFLAYRVEAEGRVITYSADTEWTETLIPAARGADLFIAEAYYYDKIVKNHLSLKTLEAHLGEINAKRLVLTHMSDDMLGRLGELPYTAAHDGMIVEL from the coding sequence ATGCAATTACGATTTGTCGGCTGCGGCGACGCGCTCGGCTCCGGCGGCAGGTTCAACACCTGCTTCCACGTCACGGGCAGCAGCGTCAACTTCCTGATCGATTGCGGCGCCTCCTCGCTGCCGGCGCTCAAGCGCCTCGGCATCTCACGCGACGCGATCGATCTGATCCTGATCACGCATTTCCACGGCGACCATTTTGGCGGCCTGCCGTTCCTGTTGCTGGATGCGCAGTTCACGCGCCGCACCCGTCCGCTCGTCATCGCCGGCCCGCAGGGGATCGAGACCAAACTGCCCAACTTGATGGAAGCGCTGTTCGAGCATTCATCCAAGACCAAACAGCGCTTCGATCTCTCGGTCGTAGCCCTTGAACCGGAGCAGAGCCGGGCTTTTGGCGAGGTCAAGGTGACGCCCTATCCTGTCGTCCATGGCGAATCCGGCGGACCGTTCCTGGCCTATCGTGTCGAGGCCGAAGGCCGTGTCATCACCTACAGCGCCGACACCGAGTGGACGGAGACGCTGATCCCCGCCGCACGCGGCGCTGACCTGTTCATTGCGGAAGCCTATTATTACGACAAGATCGTCAAGAACCACCTCAGCCTGAAGACGCTGGAAGCGCATCTGGGCGAGATCAACGCCAAGCGGCTGGTGCTGACGCATATGAGCGACGACATGCTCGGACGATTGGGCGAACTGCCCTACACGGCCGCCCATGACGGCATGATCGTCGAGCTCTAG
- a CDS encoding DUF6460 domain-containing protein, with the protein MPNDVRDLPAGNDGLYRFLGGSPLSVAFRLILLSILVGVVLAAIGFDPWNILHSIQTLFRRLWDLGFDTVNWLWRYFLLGAVLVIPIWLLSRLFGSSRGR; encoded by the coding sequence ATGCCCAACGACGTCAGAGACCTGCCGGCCGGCAATGACGGCCTGTACCGCTTCCTCGGCGGCTCGCCGCTGTCGGTGGCGTTCCGGCTGATCCTGCTGTCGATCCTGGTCGGCGTGGTGCTCGCGGCCATCGGCTTCGATCCCTGGAATATCCTGCACAGCATTCAGACGCTGTTCCGGCGGCTGTGGGATCTCGGCTTCGACACGGTCAACTGGCTGTGGCGCTACTTCCTGCTCGGCGCCGTGCTCGTGATCCCGATCTGGCTGCTGTCGCGGCTGTTCGGCAGCTCGCGCGGGCGATAA